One genomic window of Arachis stenosperma cultivar V10309 chromosome 10, arast.V10309.gnm1.PFL2, whole genome shotgun sequence includes the following:
- the LOC130956540 gene encoding isoaspartyl peptidase/L-asparaginase-like encodes MGWAIALHGGAGDFPLSLTLGSRRPREEALHHCLQIGMEALKAKKPPLDVVELVVRELENIPQFNAGKGSVLTNKGTVEMEASIMDGRTKNCGAVSGLKTVVNAVSLARLVMEKTPHVYLAFHGAEEFAKEQGVETADSSHFITAENVERLKQAKEAHRVQIDYTQPLQNGTKEETSNSNGEVQLGTVGCVAVDSYGNLASATSTGGLVNKRVGRVGDSPIIGAGTYANELCAVSVTGEGEAILRATVARDVAAMMEFKGVSLEEAASYVIHECMPKGTAGLVAVSAAGEVAMPYNTTGMFRACATEDGYSEVAIWSAS; translated from the exons ATGGGTTGGGCTATTGCTCTACATGGCGGAGCCGGCGACTTCCCACTCTCATTAACGCTGGGGAGCCGCCGGCCTCGAGAGGAGGCCCTCCACCACTGCTTACAAATTGGGATGGAGGCCCTTAAAGCCAAGAAGCCTCCCTTGGATGTTGTGGAGCTTGTG GTTCGTGAATTGGAGAATATTCCACAGTTCAATGCTGGAAAGGGATCTGTCTTGACAAACAAAGGCACTGTTGAAATGGAAGCTTCAATCATGGATGGAAGGACAAAGAATTGTGGAGCAGTTTCTGGGCTCAAAACAGTTGTCAATGCTGTTTCTTTAGCTAGATTGGTTATGGAGAAGACTCCTCATGTATATCTAGCATTTCATGGAGCTGAGGAATTTGCAAAAGAACAA gGCGTTGAAACTGCAGACTCAAGCCATTTTATTACTGCAGAAAATGTAGAAAGACTAAAGCAGGCAAAAGAAGCGCACAGGGTTCAG ATTGATTATACCCAACCCCTCCAAAATGGTACCAAAGAGGAAACATCAAATAGTAACGGAGAAGTTCAACTTGGAACTGTTGGTTGTGTGGCTGTTGATAGTTATGGTAATCTAGCTTCGGCAACATCCACCGGAGGACTAGTAAACAAAAGGGTTGGTAGAGTTGGTGACTCGCCCATCATTGGTGCCGGCACATACGCCAATGAGCTCTGTGCCGTTTCAGTTACTGGCGAAGGCGAAGCAATACTGCGTGCCACGGTTGCAAGAGATGTTGCAGCCATGATGGAGTTCAAAGGTGTTTCTCTTGAGGAGGCTGCTAGCTATGTTATCCATGAATGCATGCCAAAAGGCACCGCCGGTTTGGTTGCTGTGTCCGCTGCCGGAGAAGTTGCAATGCCTTATAACACGACGGGCATGTTTCGGGCATGCGCTACAGAAGATGGTTATTCAGAGGTTGCAATTTGGTCTGCTTCCTAA